The proteins below come from a single Brevinematales bacterium genomic window:
- a CDS encoding lamin tail domain-containing protein — translation MKKKTFTLGLLIISLKLYGLQITEILINYPYESNYCQYIEIFNNSPNPIDLRDFKLSVQGYEIKITNLYLSDFETEGITNSFILNSSNIAVILPYSYSYSSKPFYFPSNTLILTTSTKYLAKEIPLNYNIVSTVKLISNTTTIDQVNTGSLTLNSISLERNGTLFYSTGNPSPGYIDKDKRIWFSKYLYNPNEIVEVFLNFQTNSDRLNVKLIGKGDIVVSKIGQNLYKGYITGFNNGERIVAKYDNLNSTSKILNLFDTNSSIYEKLLVNEVCFAPSKTWYSILQGDTPQEIGREIDKYFEIVNLHSNIIYITNLYIHCISRDMEVYYNLAERAYFSSKRGFLTNPVYIEPYEYLISSTPKITSNMVFTIKDNHPYKGGKIISFIEEKNLKLIPYSHSNEYMYLGYRTASLLPNALSIELGGKYRSWSETIARYNGYQEPSIFVDSKYKKIGTTVRIIIVDEVWNNYLTLKLISRNFGTTRILNITNQGLYYLGEYKISKEPFDGIYATEEDEIIIEYHKDGITYRENFLAIPQNVKDIIPKETPFLEKTILKYGDKIRVLNSSRGDKITLYDKSGNFILSLNIDRNNSFEISSTFMSKNNLYIVLIERDNKKYIHKLFILE, via the coding sequence ATGAAAAAGAAAACATTTACTCTAGGGTTATTGATCATATCTTTGAAATTATACGGACTACAAATAACAGAAATATTAATAAACTATCCGTATGAGTCAAATTATTGTCAGTACATAGAAATATTTAACAACAGCCCCAATCCAATTGATCTGAGAGATTTTAAACTCTCTGTACAAGGATACGAGATCAAGATAACTAATCTATACCTTTCTGACTTTGAAACAGAAGGAATCACAAATAGTTTTATCCTTAACTCATCAAACATTGCTGTAATACTACCATATTCTTACTCTTATTCATCTAAACCATTCTACTTTCCATCAAATACTCTAATACTAACAACGTCAACAAAATATCTAGCAAAAGAAATACCATTAAATTATAATATTGTCTCTACAGTTAAACTAATATCAAACACTACTACCATAGATCAAGTTAATACAGGGAGCTTAACATTAAATTCAATATCCCTTGAACGAAATGGAACACTATTTTATTCAACGGGTAACCCCTCTCCAGGTTATATAGACAAAGACAAACGAATTTGGTTTTCAAAATACCTTTACAATCCAAACGAAATAGTTGAAGTATTTTTAAATTTTCAAACCAACTCCGATAGGTTAAACGTAAAACTCATAGGTAAAGGAGATATTGTTGTAAGTAAAATTGGACAAAATCTATACAAAGGATACATAACAGGATTCAACAACGGTGAAAGAATAGTAGCTAAGTACGATAACTTAAATTCTACTAGCAAGATACTAAACTTATTTGATACCAACTCTTCTATCTATGAAAAACTCTTGGTAAACGAGGTTTGTTTTGCACCCAGTAAAACATGGTATAGTATATTACAAGGCGATACACCACAAGAAATTGGAAGAGAAATTGACAAATATTTTGAAATAGTAAACCTACATTCAAATATTATCTACATAACAAATTTATACATTCACTGTATATCAAGAGACATGGAGGTTTATTACAATCTGGCAGAAAGAGCATATTTTTCATCAAAAAGGGGTTTTTTAACTAATCCTGTTTACATAGAACCCTACGAATATCTTATATCAAGTACTCCAAAAATCACCAGTAATATGGTTTTCACAATAAAGGATAACCATCCTTATAAAGGTGGTAAAATAATCAGCTTTATCGAAGAGAAAAACTTAAAACTAATACCCTACAGTCATTCAAACGAATACATGTACCTTGGCTACAGGACAGCTAGTTTATTACCTAATGCTCTAAGTATAGAATTAGGTGGTAAATATAGAAGTTGGTCAGAAACAATAGCAAGGTATAATGGATATCAAGAACCCTCTATATTTGTAGATAGTAAGTACAAAAAAATCGGAACTACTGTAAGGATAATCATAGTTGACGAAGTTTGGAATAACTACTTAACCTTGAAACTAATATCAAGAAATTTTGGAACTACTAGAATCTTAAATATTACAAACCAAGGCCTATACTACCTAGGTGAATATAAAATATCAAAAGAACCTTTTGACGGAATTTATGCAACTGAAGAAGATGAAATTATAATTGAGTACCACAAAGACGGTATAACTTACCGTGAAAATTTTCTAGCAATACCACAAAACGTAAAAGATATAATTCCCAAAGAAACTCCTTTTCTTGAAAAAACTATACTCAAGTATGGGGACAAAATAAGAGTACTAAACTCATCAAGAGGAGATAAAATAACATTATATGACAAAAGCGGTAATTTCATACTCTCCCTAAACATTGACAGAAATAATTCATTTGAAATAAGTTCTACTTTCATGTCAAAAAACAATTTGTATATAGTACTCATTGAAAGAGATAACAAAAAGTATATTCATAAGCTATTCATTCTTGAGTGA
- a CDS encoding HD domain-containing protein, producing the protein MQDFRQGFDEIRVPLKVSKFFILEGDILDEDILYYDNLKKGLVLDSNTIGVIQKLDQIKDVRVLRYKSLVDAFGVEKKGSSSIHFTDDFDVRVAETVNSFTDYDVKMGFSDEKINKKISEAIRNTILNIRGKDYEDKVDKTTALISDAVQKDQIVSQTMLLDVRKTIREISQSFVDAVSLKNVIPIKAKKEVVSLNLSNKSISNYFLDLVVTDKVSFVSSAKSVILKFINSFGDDNSGIVLSSMLQYSDNDDYVVAHSIFVMALSIMIAKELTNIVYEKISSNQNSKIDPRSLKLISLKTFDLDDLINIGLAALLHDVGIRKNFGVIPPSYKIPSTNISKIELHPSESSFFVQKLSLDVSVQRAVYEHHEFLDGSGYPKGLKRYMSKYSPIIAFAEKFSELVLENPFIERPISPAVALGYILKNEIGKYDKDVIFAFVRATSTYPIGSWIQISNGMIGFVKDVSPKDRSKQVVKLVFNESLNKIEEHKLVDLAEYDEYKIIKIMNPIELSKRVGDLRQYYFD; encoded by the coding sequence ATGCAGGATTTTAGACAAGGGTTTGATGAGATTAGGGTTCCTTTGAAAGTATCCAAGTTTTTTATCCTTGAAGGTGACATACTTGATGAAGACATACTTTACTATGATAACTTAAAGAAGGGTCTAGTGCTTGATAGTAATACTATAGGAGTAATTCAGAAACTGGATCAGATTAAAGATGTCAGAGTATTGAGATATAAAAGTCTTGTCGATGCTTTTGGGGTAGAGAAAAAAGGTAGTTCAAGTATTCATTTTACTGATGATTTTGATGTTAGAGTAGCTGAAACTGTAAATAGTTTTACAGACTATGATGTTAAAATGGGTTTTAGCGATGAAAAAATTAATAAAAAAATATCAGAAGCTATAAGAAATACTATTCTGAATATAAGAGGTAAAGATTACGAAGACAAAGTGGATAAAACTACTGCGCTAATATCTGATGCTGTTCAAAAAGATCAAATAGTATCTCAAACTATGCTACTTGATGTTCGAAAGACCATAAGGGAGATATCTCAGAGTTTTGTTGATGCTGTATCATTGAAGAATGTTATTCCAATAAAGGCAAAAAAAGAAGTGGTGTCTTTGAATCTTTCGAATAAAAGTATTTCAAATTATTTTTTAGATTTGGTTGTTACAGATAAGGTTTCTTTTGTAAGTTCCGCAAAGAGTGTTATTTTGAAGTTTATAAATTCGTTTGGAGATGATAATAGTGGTATAGTGCTTAGCTCTATGCTCCAATATTCAGATAATGATGATTATGTAGTTGCTCACTCTATATTTGTTATGGCTTTGTCCATAATGATAGCTAAGGAACTCACGAATATAGTTTATGAAAAGATATCGTCAAATCAAAATAGCAAGATTGATCCTAGAAGTTTGAAGCTTATTTCTCTGAAAACGTTTGATTTAGATGATTTGATAAATATTGGTCTTGCTGCTTTGCTTCATGATGTAGGTATTAGAAAGAATTTTGGTGTTATACCTCCATCTTACAAGATTCCATCTACTAATATATCAAAGATAGAGCTTCATCCTAGTGAATCCAGTTTTTTTGTTCAGAAGCTTAGCTTAGATGTCAGTGTTCAGCGAGCTGTTTACGAGCATCATGAATTTCTTGATGGTAGTGGGTATCCAAAAGGATTAAAGAGGTACATGTCAAAATACTCACCTATAATAGCTTTTGCTGAGAAATTTAGCGAATTGGTGCTCGAGAATCCTTTTATAGAGAGACCTATTTCTCCTGCTGTTGCTTTAGGTTACATTCTCAAAAATGAGATTGGAAAATATGATAAAGATGTAATTTTTGCTTTCGTAAGAGCAACTTCTACTTATCCTATAGGTAGTTGGATTCAAATTTCGAATGGTATGATTGGTTTTGTTAAGGATGTGAGTCCGAAAGATAGATCAAAACAAGTTGTAAAACTAGTTTTTAATGAATCTCTAAACAAAATTGAAGAACATAAGTTAGTAGATCTAGCTGAGTATGATGAGTATAAGATAATTAAGATAATGAATCCAATTGAATTATCTAAGAGAGTTGGAGATTTAAGACAGTATTACTTTGACTAG
- a CDS encoding 3-isopropylmalate dehydrogenase: protein MSKQYDIALIPGDGTGPEVINEGVKVLKAVGSKYGIEFKFVNYPYGGEHYLKTGEVLPDSAIQEFKDFDAIYLGAVGDPRVKPGILERGILLKLRFDLDLYVNLRPAHLYEGVWTPLKDKGPNEINFTVIRENTEGLYVGAGGFLYKGTPREVAVQEMICTRHGTERIIRFAFDYARRYGREKKLTMVGKTNVLNYAHDLWARVFDEVSKEYPDVKTDYAHVDATCMWMVKNPEWFDIIVTDNMFGDIITDLAAIIQGGLGVAAGGNINPEGVSMFEPMGGSAPKYTGKNVINPIAAIEAGRLMVQFLGEEEAAKAIQEAVKKTVKMMKSMNAGQMGYSTTEVGDLVIKHLLSE from the coding sequence ATGTCTAAACAGTATGATATTGCTTTGATACCTGGAGATGGTACTGGACCTGAGGTTATAAACGAAGGTGTTAAGGTGCTTAAGGCTGTTGGATCCAAATATGGTATTGAATTTAAGTTTGTTAATTACCCTTATGGAGGAGAACACTATCTTAAGACAGGAGAAGTTTTACCTGACAGTGCTATACAGGAATTCAAGGATTTTGATGCTATATATTTGGGTGCGGTAGGAGATCCTAGGGTTAAACCAGGGATTCTAGAGAGAGGTATATTACTTAAGTTAAGGTTTGACCTTGATTTATATGTTAATTTAAGACCTGCACATCTGTACGAAGGAGTTTGGACACCTTTGAAAGATAAAGGGCCTAATGAGATAAACTTTACTGTTATAAGGGAGAATACTGAGGGGTTATACGTTGGTGCAGGAGGATTTTTGTACAAAGGTACTCCAAGAGAAGTAGCAGTTCAGGAAATGATATGTACTAGACATGGTACTGAAAGGATAATAAGGTTTGCTTTTGATTATGCTAGAAGGTATGGTAGAGAAAAGAAACTAACCATGGTTGGTAAGACTAATGTTTTAAATTATGCTCATGATTTGTGGGCTAGGGTTTTTGATGAAGTTTCGAAAGAGTATCCTGATGTTAAAACAGACTATGCGCATGTTGATGCTACTTGTATGTGGATGGTGAAGAATCCTGAATGGTTTGATATTATTGTTACAGATAATATGTTTGGTGATATAATAACCGATCTTGCAGCGATAATACAGGGAGGACTTGGAGTTGCTGCTGGTGGTAATATAAACCCAGAAGGTGTATCTATGTTTGAACCTATGGGTGGTTCTGCTCCTAAATATACAGGTAAAAATGTTATAAATCCAATAGCAGCAATCGAAGCAGGAAGGCTTATGGTACAGTTTCTAGGGGAAGAAGAAGCTGCAAAGGCTATACAAGAAGCAGTTAAGAAAACCGTGAAAATGATGAAAAGTATGAACGCAGGACAAATGGGATATTCAACTACTGAAGTAGGTGACCTAGTTATTAAACATTTACTTTCAGAGTAG
- a CDS encoding HD domain-containing protein — translation MFLEDTLDENIENIVISINAGITFVSWFIYLSLILSNFSILKQKNLRYLYYNQRHFLTNFLTNSLIFLFLFNYIFENVYGYTTFRLLKDLSLTAFIFVSPLIVRITTNRHDTISKSYLTIYGIVTFITSIFLILGSLYDIPSVKLLIITIPISVSVIESVNFFGIYNKELNNIKKISIFITILLPSLLAISVANELTKEENKNIINTIISLSVITLFNLTTIINMIRTTIEKYKNYKTLLEELSKEYKNEETIFRWFTVMLISILEERDYYTKGHSERVAKYSYNLAKIIYKNTHMPNFIELGALLHDIGKLGVRDEVLLHPSKLPPDMMEEMKTHTVIGKELLSSVSLFRDLSDIAYLHHEKVNGEGYPLRLNGKLIPDYVKITTIADVFDALNSSRVYREKLDIESIKQLFRENLGQHFDEKIGTIFLKNLSKIV, via the coding sequence ATGTTTCTTGAAGATACATTAGATGAGAACATAGAAAACATAGTAATATCAATAAACGCCGGTATAACATTTGTTTCATGGTTTATATATTTATCTCTAATACTATCAAATTTTTCGATTCTTAAACAGAAAAACTTAAGGTACTTATACTATAACCAAAGACACTTTCTCACAAACTTCCTAACAAACTCCCTTATATTTTTGTTTCTATTTAACTATATTTTCGAAAACGTATATGGTTATACAACATTTCGCCTTCTAAAAGATCTTTCACTCACGGCATTTATCTTCGTATCACCATTGATAGTAAGAATAACAACCAATAGACACGATACAATAAGTAAATCCTACTTAACTATATACGGTATTGTAACTTTTATTACTTCAATATTTCTAATACTTGGTTCCCTATACGACATACCATCTGTTAAGCTGTTGATAATAACAATACCAATATCAGTTTCTGTAATCGAAAGTGTTAATTTCTTCGGAATATACAACAAAGAATTAAATAATATCAAAAAAATCAGTATATTCATAACCATTTTGCTACCATCTCTTCTAGCAATTTCAGTAGCAAACGAACTTACAAAAGAAGAAAACAAAAACATCATAAACACAATCATTTCGTTATCCGTAATAACATTATTCAACCTTACCACAATAATAAACATGATAAGAACTACAATAGAAAAATACAAAAACTACAAAACCCTACTAGAAGAACTCTCAAAAGAATACAAAAACGAGGAAACCATATTTAGATGGTTTACAGTTATGTTAATATCGATTCTTGAAGAAAGAGATTACTACACTAAAGGTCATTCTGAAAGAGTAGCAAAATATTCTTATAATCTTGCCAAGATTATATATAAAAATACGCATATGCCAAACTTCATAGAACTAGGTGCTTTGTTACACGATATAGGAAAATTAGGAGTAAGAGATGAGGTTTTGTTACATCCATCAAAACTACCACCTGACATGATGGAAGAAATGAAAACACATACTGTTATAGGTAAGGAATTACTTTCCTCTGTTAGTTTATTTAGAGATCTAAGTGATATAGCATACCTACACCACGAAAAAGTTAATGGAGAGGGATACCCTTTAAGACTAAATGGCAAACTCATACCAGATTATGTAAAAATAACCACAATTGCTGATGTATTTGATGCCCTTAATTCCTCAAGAGTTTATAGAGAGAAATTAGATATAGAAAGCATAAAACAGCTGTTTCGTGAAAATCTTGGACAACATTTTGATGAAAAAATAGGTACTATATTTCTAAAAAATCTATCCAAAATAGTATAA
- the thiH gene encoding 2-iminoacetate synthase ThiH has translation MIILKEKSSFLQILEKYYSWNFEKLFEDVSYDDVEKALTKEYLNDNDLIALLSPKAHKYIELLARKSYKITRQFFGNVIFIYAPLYVSDHCVNACLYCGFSVLEKFKRTTLPLDKVREEAKILRSKGIRHVLLLTGESKLVGVEYITSVIRVLKEYFDEVSIEIYPMDEEDYKKVIESGAEGLIVYQEVYNKEIYDKLHLFGPKKNYTYRLETPDRGCRSGFREINIGALLGLAPVRREVFFVLKHAEYLFETYPNVEIGISFPRMRPIHNSSNFKFDLYPVSDIDLVQFITVARIFLKRVSINISTRESSTFRDNIALLGPTRMSAESSTAVGGYSQNIKSSQFDISDERTIQEFTEMLKSKGLLPTFVNWIKEFHVS, from the coding sequence ATGATAATACTAAAAGAAAAAAGCAGTTTCTTACAGATTCTAGAAAAGTATTATAGCTGGAACTTTGAAAAATTGTTTGAAGATGTATCATACGATGATGTTGAAAAAGCTTTAACAAAAGAATATTTAAATGACAACGACCTAATTGCCCTATTATCACCTAAAGCACATAAATACATAGAACTTTTGGCAAGAAAGTCCTACAAAATAACAAGACAGTTTTTTGGAAATGTAATTTTCATATACGCTCCACTGTACGTATCAGATCATTGTGTAAACGCATGTTTGTATTGCGGTTTTAGCGTACTTGAAAAATTCAAAAGGACAACCCTACCTTTAGATAAAGTCAGAGAAGAAGCCAAAATCTTAAGAAGTAAAGGTATAAGACACGTGCTACTACTTACAGGTGAATCTAAATTAGTCGGCGTAGAATACATAACAAGTGTTATAAGGGTTTTAAAGGAGTACTTTGATGAAGTTTCTATTGAAATATACCCAATGGATGAAGAAGATTATAAAAAGGTAATAGAAAGTGGAGCAGAGGGTCTAATAGTATATCAAGAAGTATATAACAAAGAAATCTACGACAAACTCCATTTGTTTGGTCCTAAGAAAAACTACACATACAGATTGGAAACACCAGATAGGGGATGCAGATCTGGATTTAGAGAGATAAATATAGGAGCTTTACTAGGATTAGCACCTGTAAGAAGAGAAGTATTTTTCGTACTCAAACATGCAGAATATCTCTTTGAAACATATCCCAATGTCGAAATAGGTATTTCATTTCCTAGAATGAGACCTATACACAATAGTAGTAATTTCAAATTCGACCTATATCCTGTCAGCGATATAGATTTGGTACAATTTATAACAGTTGCAAGAATATTCCTAAAAAGAGTATCCATAAACATCTCGACTAGAGAATCTAGTACATTTAGAGACAATATAGCACTTCTAGGTCCTACTAGAATGTCAGCAGAATCATCAACCGCAGTAGGTGGCTACTCACAAAATATAAAATCATCACAATTTGATATCTCCGACGAAAGAACCATACAAGAGTTTACAGAAATGCTAAAATCTAAAGGATTACTACCTACCTTTGTAAACTGGATTAAAGAATTCCATGTTTCTTGA
- a CDS encoding class I SAM-dependent RNA methyltransferase — MDRGDVITIKILDIEKEGLCRGVSDKDVEVFTRYAIPGEIVNVKIFKFSPIYGDIVSILKPSEERVDPGCKFFGNCGGCDLQMLPYQKQLEYKKSLLIKEFSTLPYFNIEIIEDVVPSPKEYNYRNSVMFRVNPKHKKIGFLRRDTNIVVDIDECKIASEEINYALKKIRQQENFPPHVFKVRSTSDGDIVVNQIKTQNFEDRDVFETVIVDGLSYKFRISRESFFQVNNYVIPIWLKKIRELVLENLEDRSLVLDLYCGVGLITFFVSDLFDRVIGVEISKRAVEDAIFNITLNNIKNVEIIRGEVSKVIPIVNLIPEFIIVDPSREGIDSDTMNFIISYYKQKGKPRKILYSSCNYETQVRDIRKLYEYGFRVKKVVPFDMFPQTHHVEVLAYIEVV; from the coding sequence ATGGATAGGGGAGATGTTATTACAATCAAAATATTAGATATAGAAAAAGAAGGTTTATGTAGAGGTGTTTCTGATAAAGATGTTGAGGTTTTTACAAGGTATGCTATACCCGGTGAAATTGTTAATGTAAAGATTTTTAAGTTTTCTCCTATATATGGGGATATTGTAAGTATATTAAAGCCGTCTGAGGAAAGAGTGGATCCAGGATGTAAATTTTTTGGAAATTGTGGTGGGTGTGATTTACAAATGCTCCCATACCAGAAACAGCTTGAGTATAAAAAGTCTCTTCTTATTAAAGAATTTTCGACTCTTCCATACTTTAATATTGAAATCATAGAGGATGTGGTTCCATCACCTAAGGAGTATAATTATAGAAACAGCGTTATGTTTAGAGTAAATCCTAAACATAAAAAAATAGGTTTTCTTAGAAGAGATACCAACATAGTAGTTGATATTGATGAGTGTAAAATTGCTTCTGAGGAAATCAACTATGCTCTTAAAAAAATAAGGCAACAGGAAAATTTTCCGCCGCATGTGTTTAAAGTTAGATCAACTTCGGATGGAGATATTGTTGTAAATCAAATAAAAACACAGAATTTTGAGGATAGAGATGTTTTTGAAACTGTTATTGTTGATGGTTTGTCTTACAAGTTTAGAATTTCTAGAGAAAGTTTCTTCCAGGTTAATAACTATGTTATACCTATTTGGCTTAAGAAGATTAGAGAGTTAGTTTTAGAGAACTTGGAGGATAGGAGTTTGGTACTTGATTTGTACTGTGGAGTTGGTCTGATAACTTTTTTTGTAAGTGATTTATTCGACAGAGTTATAGGTGTTGAAATTAGTAAGCGAGCTGTTGAGGATGCAATTTTCAATATAACTCTTAACAATATAAAGAATGTAGAGATTATAAGAGGAGAAGTAAGTAAGGTAATTCCAATAGTTAACTTGATTCCGGAATTTATCATAGTTGATCCCTCTAGGGAGGGTATTGATAGTGACACTATGAATTTTATAATATCATACTACAAGCAAAAGGGTAAACCTAGAAAGATATTGTACTCGTCTTGTAATTATGAAACGCAGGTTAGAGATATAAGAAAGCTATATGAGTATGGATTTAGAGTTAAGAAAGTTGTACCATTTGATATGTTTCCACAGACACATCATGTGGAGGTTTTGGCCTACATTGAAGTTGTTTAG
- a CDS encoding UbiA family prenyltransferase: protein MTDKDKISAITKILKQNNTITLTTKNSKGNVWSTKVYYGEKNGNIYVILEKDGHTFKNIIENPEVFFVIEKNDPSAFIQGIGIAEILGDTDKTPERSIITSKNFSIVPFLKSNPNTAVVKIKLSKLYVSYFQEGWKPRFEVDVDDYTREKIAKEMSSEPKLKYVIQSTRPWSLVATISAVVMGTLLAPVIDIIKFSLTLISAMLVHLGVNAISDYFDYKKGADNWKTLGSSRVLVEGLLKPKEVLLVGITLIFSALVIGSIIWYLIGFNTTFLYLVLIGGILGLFYTFIGFGFKYVGLGDIAVFIAWSGIFFGSYFVQTTILNLSVIVSFLPISLLVVAILHGNNMRDIQDDLNSGYRTFAGILGQELSKYYYAFLVISSYLSLLIAIILGFLPIWTLIGLFSLPLAINNIKWAFRDNYIQKGMLDLLTANLVKINSILIIAGIVIYRIMKV from the coding sequence ATGACAGATAAAGATAAGATATCAGCGATAACTAAAATATTAAAACAAAACAACACTATAACTTTAACAACTAAAAACAGCAAAGGCAATGTATGGTCAACTAAGGTCTACTATGGCGAAAAAAATGGCAATATATACGTCATACTAGAAAAAGATGGACATACTTTCAAAAACATAATTGAGAACCCAGAAGTATTTTTTGTGATTGAAAAAAATGATCCATCAGCATTCATACAAGGGATAGGGATAGCAGAAATTTTAGGAGACACTGACAAAACACCTGAAAGAAGTATAATAACCAGCAAAAATTTTTCCATAGTGCCGTTTCTAAAATCTAATCCTAATACAGCAGTAGTCAAGATAAAATTAAGCAAACTTTATGTAAGCTATTTTCAAGAAGGATGGAAACCTAGATTTGAAGTAGATGTCGACGATTATACAAGAGAAAAAATAGCAAAAGAAATGTCAAGTGAACCTAAATTAAAATATGTAATACAATCAACCAGACCATGGTCTTTGGTAGCAACTATAAGTGCAGTCGTAATGGGAACACTACTTGCTCCTGTAATCGATATAATAAAGTTTTCTCTAACACTCATAAGTGCTATGCTAGTTCACTTAGGCGTCAACGCTATATCTGATTACTTTGATTATAAGAAAGGTGCTGATAACTGGAAAACCCTAGGATCAAGTAGAGTATTAGTTGAAGGACTACTCAAACCTAAAGAAGTATTACTAGTAGGGATAACACTTATATTTTCTGCTTTAGTTATAGGTAGTATAATATGGTATCTCATAGGATTCAACACTACATTTTTATACCTAGTCTTAATAGGTGGAATACTAGGATTATTCTATACATTCATAGGATTTGGATTTAAATACGTCGGACTCGGAGATATAGCAGTATTTATAGCTTGGAGCGGTATATTTTTCGGATCATATTTCGTACAAACTACCATACTAAACCTTTCAGTAATAGTAAGTTTCTTACCAATATCTTTACTAGTAGTAGCAATACTTCATGGTAACAATATGAGAGACATACAAGATGACTTAAATTCAGGATATAGAACATTTGCGGGAATACTAGGACAAGAATTATCAAAATACTACTATGCATTTTTAGTAATATCATCTTACCTCTCTCTGTTAATTGCTATAATACTGGGATTCTTACCCATATGGACATTAATAGGACTATTCTCATTACCACTAGCCATAAACAACATTAAATGGGCTTTTAGAGATAATTATATCCAAAAGGGCATGCTTGACCTTTTAACAGCAAACCTTGTGAAAATTAACTCAATCTTAATTATCGCAGGAATAGTAATATACAGAATAATGAAAGTATAA
- a CDS encoding oligosaccharide flippase family protein, with protein MISLINKTINKIKSDRFYFDSAVLTFFTVLGNLVAFLVNIIYTRTLPPGQYGAVMSINSFINILSTIAIAFRMFNVRETSELISKGQVKKAVNISYKFALYSFILLSLLFLSAYPFYQYITAFMNIDFLPFIMATMVIILSYLNSITSSLFQSLKIFLLLGIVSFLYPFTRFILTYPYILVWNGYTGATASMLVGSVLSFIASSLILILNKEYREISTDNGQFRIKLSYFIPLIPIVLINMFYSILNFGDVIFSRRYFNEADTDIFAIASTIAKANLFVIIPISYVVLPRMIEDLNTKGYKASIMALFKGIILSLLASILYLIFIALFGDIILKIFGERYLEAKSILTLFTLAVIPLGISFLLINYSIVFKNWYFLIPLAITDFILITGFIMFHNTFIEIIIVDLVAGTFLMVSLSIMLLLSKEPKTSASKEEAILEENTQI; from the coding sequence ATGATATCATTAATAAACAAAACAATAAACAAAATAAAGTCCGATAGATTCTATTTCGATTCTGCAGTACTAACATTCTTCACAGTCTTAGGAAACTTGGTAGCATTCCTTGTAAACATAATCTACACAAGAACTCTACCACCAGGCCAATATGGAGCTGTAATGTCAATAAACTCTTTCATAAATATACTCTCAACAATAGCAATAGCATTCCGAATGTTCAATGTAAGAGAAACATCAGAACTTATATCAAAAGGGCAAGTTAAAAAAGCAGTAAACATATCTTACAAATTTGCACTCTATTCCTTTATTTTACTATCTCTCTTATTCCTATCAGCATACCCATTCTATCAGTACATAACAGCATTTATGAACATTGATTTCTTACCATTCATCATGGCCACAATGGTAATTATACTTTCTTATCTAAATAGTATAACATCATCCCTATTTCAATCCTTAAAGATATTTCTTCTTCTAGGAATAGTATCTTTTCTATATCCTTTCACCAGATTCATACTGACTTACCCATACATACTAGTCTGGAATGGATACACAGGAGCAACTGCATCTATGCTTGTAGGATCTGTATTATCATTCATTGCATCATCTCTGATACTCATCCTAAACAAAGAATATAGAGAAATATCTACTGATAACGGTCAATTCAGAATAAAATTATCCTACTTTATACCACTCATACCAATAGTACTTATAAATATGTTTTATAGCATCTTAAATTTTGGAGATGTTATATTCTCGAGAAGGTACTTTAATGAAGCAGATACCGACATATTCGCAATAGCATCAACAATAGCAAAAGCAAATTTATTTGTGATAATACCAATTTCTTATGTTGTACTCCCTAGAATGATAGAAGACCTTAACACAAAAGGCTACAAAGCAAGTATTATGGCTTTATTCAAAGGCATAATTCTATCTCTTCTCGCAAGTATACTATATCTTATTTTCATAGCACTATTTGGAGATATAATACTCAAGATATTCGGCGAAAGATACCTAGAAGCAAAAAGCATATTAACTCTATTCACATTAGCTGTCATACCTCTCGGAATTTCATTTCTGTTGATAAACTATAGCATTGTATTCAAAAACTGGTATTTCTTAATACCACTTGCTATAACTGATTTTATACTAATAACAGGATTTATAATGTTTCACAACACATTCATAGAGATAATAATAGTTGACCTTGTAGCAGGAACTTTCTTAATGGTATCATTATCAATTATGTTACTACTATCAAAAGAACCAAAAACCTCAGCTTCTAAAGAAGAAGCAATACTAGAAGAAAATACACAAATTTGA